The Pantoea phytobeneficialis genome has a segment encoding these proteins:
- the oppB gene encoding oligopeptide ABC transporter permease OppB, which yields MLKFILRRILEAIPTLFVLITISFFMMRLAPGSPFTGERTLAPEVMANIEAKYHLNDPIGKQYVDYLIQLAHGDFGPSFKYKDYSVNYLVGHAFPVSAKLGLAAFVLAMVLGIAAGVIAALKQNSLWDYAVMGVAMTGVVIPSFVVAPLLVLIFAITLRWLPGGGWNGGQLQYMLLPMVALSLAYIASIARITRGSMIEVMHSNFIRTARAKGLPLRRIVLRHALKPALLPVISYMGPAFVGIITGSMVIESIYGLPGIGQLFVNGALNRDYSLVMSLTILVGVLTIVFNAVVDVLYAVIDPKIRY from the coding sequence ATGTTAAAATTCATCCTGCGCCGGATTCTTGAAGCGATTCCGACGCTCTTTGTTCTAATCACCATCTCCTTCTTTATGATGAGACTGGCCCCCGGCAGCCCCTTTACCGGTGAGCGTACCCTGGCGCCCGAAGTCATGGCCAATATCGAAGCCAAATATCATCTCAACGACCCCATCGGCAAACAGTACGTTGATTACCTGATCCAGTTGGCGCACGGCGACTTTGGTCCCTCCTTTAAATATAAGGATTACAGCGTTAACTATCTGGTGGGACATGCCTTCCCGGTATCAGCCAAGCTCGGGCTTGCCGCCTTTGTGCTGGCAATGGTGCTGGGCATTGCGGCGGGCGTGATAGCCGCGTTAAAACAGAACAGTTTATGGGATTACGCGGTGATGGGGGTCGCCATGACCGGCGTGGTGATACCCAGTTTTGTGGTAGCGCCATTGCTGGTGCTGATCTTCGCCATCACCCTGCGCTGGCTGCCTGGCGGCGGCTGGAATGGTGGGCAACTGCAATATATGCTGCTGCCGATGGTAGCGCTGTCGTTAGCGTATATCGCCAGCATCGCACGTATCACGCGTGGTTCAATGATTGAAGTGATGCACTCCAACTTTATCCGCACCGCGCGGGCGAAGGGGCTGCCGCTGCGTCGTATCGTGCTGCGTCATGCGCTGAAACCGGCACTGCTGCCCGTCATCTCCTATATGGGACCGGCTTTCGTCGGTATCATCACCGGTTCAATGGTGATCGAGTCGATTTACGGCCTGCCGGGTATTGGTCAGCTGTTTGTGAATGGTGCGTTGAACCGTGACTATTCGCTGGTGATGAGCCTGACCATTCTGGTTGGTGTGCTGACTATTGTGTTTAACGCGGTCGTTGACGTGCTGTATGCCGTTATCGATCCGAAGATTCGCTACTGA
- the oppA gene encoding oligopeptide ABC transporter substrate-binding protein OppA, with product MNNITKKSLIALGVVAAIGALAGNAALAANVPAGVELAAKQELVRGNGDEVQSLDPHKIEGVPEDNVARDLYEGLLVSDSDGKPVPGVAESWENKDFKVWTFHLRKNAKWSNGAPVTAQDFVYSWERLVDPKTASPYASYPQYGHIANVDDIIAGKKPITDLGVKALDDHTLEVTLSEPVPYFDKLLINSVMSPVYKPAIEKFGDQWTQPQNWVGNGAFKLQDHVINERITLVRNPEYWDNAHTVLNKVTFLPINSEVSDVNRFFSENGSDMTYNNMPIELFKKLQRDNPKELHVDPYLCTYYYEINNQKAPFTDPRVRAALKLGLDRDIMVNKVLAQGQQPAYSFTPPATDGMEILPPDWFKWSQEKRNAEAKKLLAEAGYTADKPLTFNLLYNTSDLHKKLAIAAASIWKKNIGVNIKLENQEWKTFLDTRHQGNFDVSRAAWCADYNEPTSFLNIMVSDSSSNTSHYKSAEFDKVIKDAIKAPDAKGRAADYQKAEQILDKDSTIVPVYYYVNARLVKTYVGGYTGKDPLDKTLDKNFYIIKH from the coding sequence ATGAACAACATCACGAAAAAAAGCCTGATCGCCTTAGGTGTGGTTGCGGCGATTGGCGCGCTGGCAGGGAATGCCGCGCTGGCAGCAAATGTGCCAGCAGGCGTTGAATTGGCAGCAAAGCAGGAGCTGGTGCGCGGTAATGGCGACGAGGTCCAATCTCTGGACCCGCATAAAATTGAGGGTGTGCCGGAAGACAACGTGGCGCGCGATCTGTATGAAGGTCTGTTGGTCAGCGACAGCGATGGCAAACCGGTTCCGGGTGTTGCTGAAAGCTGGGAAAATAAAGACTTTAAAGTCTGGACTTTCCATCTGCGTAAAAATGCCAAATGGTCCAATGGCGCGCCGGTAACAGCACAGGACTTCGTTTACAGCTGGGAGCGTCTGGTTGATCCCAAAACCGCGTCACCGTACGCCAGCTATCCGCAATATGGTCACATCGCCAACGTTGATGACATCATTGCCGGTAAAAAACCGATTACCGATCTGGGCGTGAAAGCGCTTGACGATCATACGCTGGAAGTGACCCTCAGCGAGCCGGTGCCTTATTTCGACAAACTGCTGATCAACTCCGTGATGTCTCCGGTGTACAAACCGGCAATTGAAAAATTTGGCGACCAGTGGACGCAGCCGCAAAACTGGGTGGGTAACGGCGCCTTTAAATTACAGGACCATGTGATCAACGAGCGTATTACGCTGGTACGTAACCCGGAATATTGGGACAACGCACATACCGTGCTGAACAAGGTCACTTTCCTGCCGATCAACTCAGAAGTCAGTGATGTGAACCGTTTCTTCTCCGAGAACGGCAGCGACATGACTTACAACAACATGCCGATCGAGCTGTTCAAAAAGCTGCAACGTGATAACCCGAAAGAACTGCATGTAGATCCGTATCTGTGTACTTACTACTACGAAATTAACAACCAGAAAGCACCGTTCACTGACCCGCGTGTGCGTGCTGCGCTGAAACTCGGCCTTGATCGCGACATCATGGTGAACAAAGTTCTGGCACAGGGCCAGCAGCCAGCCTACAGCTTCACCCCGCCAGCCACCGATGGCATGGAGATTCTGCCGCCAGACTGGTTCAAGTGGTCACAGGAAAAACGTAACGCAGAAGCGAAGAAACTGCTGGCTGAAGCCGGTTATACCGCTGATAAACCGCTGACGTTTAACCTGCTGTACAACACCTCCGATCTGCATAAAAAACTGGCGATCGCAGCGGCATCTATCTGGAAGAAAAACATTGGCGTGAACATCAAACTGGAAAACCAGGAGTGGAAAACCTTCCTGGATACCCGTCATCAGGGCAACTTTGATGTGTCCCGTGCCGCCTGGTGTGCAGACTATAACGAACCAACGTCGTTCCTGAACATCATGGTATCTGACAGCAGCAGTAACACCTCGCATTATAAGAGCGCAGAATTTGACAAGGTGATCAAAGACGCAATTAAAGCGCCTGACGCCAAAGGTCGTGCTGCCGATTATCAGAAAGCCGAGCAGATCCTGGATAAAGACAGCACCATCGTGCCGGTTTACTACTACGTGAACGCGCGTCTGGTGAAAACCTATGTGGGTGGTTACACCGGCAAAGATCCGCTGGATAAAACCCTCGATAAGAACTTTTATATAATTAAACACTAA
- a CDS encoding ABC transporter substrate-binding protein, with the protein MKWKVAKVTAFSPLAFCLWGLFSQSQAAEIPVGTQLSDTQRIVINNGSEVASLDPQKIEGVPESNVIQSLLDGLVNTDNNGKIVPGVAEKWQNDQGRVWTFTLRDNARWSNGEPVTAQDFVYSWQRLADPKTASPYASYLQAAHVENIDAVMSGKAKPTALGVKALDARHFQVTLSEPVPYFLSMVANTAMKPVYRPAVEQWGEQWTQPEHYVSNGPYTLSQWVVNEKIVVKRNPLYWDNAHTVIEEGVYLPLSSENSDVNRYRSGGTDMTNSVVPPDMFHKLQQDLGDEVKVSPLLCTFYYEINNKKAPFTDARVRTALKLTLDRDIIAQKVMGQGQIPAYSLTPPFTDGITLSPPAWFKQTQAERNAAAKKLLAEAGFNDQHPLRFTLLYNTSEQNKKQAIAAASMWQKNLGAVVTLQNQEWKTLLETRHQAQYDVVRATWCADYNEPSTFLNMLLTGASINTAFYSSPVFDQLMNKTLTVPDAAARAALYQQAETQLDKDSAIIPVYYRVSVRLVKPWVGGFTGQDPQDLINLKYYYIKKH; encoded by the coding sequence ATGAAATGGAAGGTAGCGAAGGTCACGGCGTTTTCACCTCTCGCCTTTTGCCTGTGGGGTTTGTTTAGCCAAAGCCAGGCGGCTGAGATTCCTGTGGGGACACAATTATCCGACACCCAGCGCATTGTGATTAATAATGGCAGCGAAGTGGCGTCCCTTGATCCGCAAAAAATCGAAGGCGTACCGGAATCCAATGTGATCCAAAGCCTGCTTGATGGTCTGGTCAACACTGACAACAACGGGAAGATTGTGCCCGGCGTCGCGGAAAAGTGGCAGAACGATCAGGGACGCGTCTGGACCTTTACCCTGCGTGATAACGCGCGCTGGAGCAACGGTGAACCCGTAACGGCGCAGGATTTTGTCTACAGTTGGCAGCGTCTGGCTGATCCCAAAACCGCTTCCCCCTATGCCAGCTATTTACAGGCGGCGCATGTGGAGAATATTGATGCGGTGATGTCGGGGAAAGCCAAACCTACAGCGCTGGGCGTCAAAGCACTGGATGCCCGTCATTTCCAGGTTACGCTCTCTGAACCGGTTCCCTATTTCCTTTCAATGGTCGCCAACACTGCGATGAAGCCGGTTTATCGTCCGGCGGTGGAGCAGTGGGGCGAACAATGGACTCAGCCTGAACACTACGTCAGTAATGGTCCTTATACCCTGAGCCAGTGGGTGGTGAATGAAAAAATCGTGGTAAAGCGTAATCCACTGTACTGGGACAACGCCCACACGGTGATTGAAGAGGGTGTTTATCTGCCCTTGTCGTCGGAAAACAGCGACGTTAATCGCTATCGCAGCGGCGGCACGGACATGACCAACAGCGTTGTGCCGCCCGATATGTTCCATAAATTGCAGCAGGACCTGGGTGATGAGGTCAAAGTCAGCCCGCTACTGTGCACCTTCTATTACGAAATCAATAACAAGAAAGCACCGTTTACCGATGCACGGGTGCGTACTGCGCTGAAGCTGACGCTGGATCGTGACATCATCGCGCAGAAAGTAATGGGGCAGGGGCAAATTCCCGCGTATAGCCTGACGCCGCCGTTTACCGATGGCATCACGCTTTCCCCGCCCGCCTGGTTTAAGCAGACGCAGGCGGAACGGAATGCCGCAGCCAAAAAGCTGTTGGCTGAAGCCGGCTTTAATGATCAGCACCCGCTGCGTTTCACGCTGTTGTACAACACCTCCGAGCAAAATAAAAAACAGGCGATTGCTGCGGCTTCTATGTGGCAGAAAAACCTTGGTGCGGTGGTGACGCTACAGAATCAGGAGTGGAAAACGCTACTCGAAACACGTCATCAGGCGCAATACGACGTGGTGCGCGCGACCTGGTGCGCTGATTACAACGAACCATCGACCTTTCTGAATATGTTGCTGACTGGTGCTTCAATTAACACCGCGTTTTACAGCAGCCCGGTTTTTGACCAGTTGATGAATAAAACCCTCACGGTGCCGGATGCGGCAGCGCGTGCGGCGCTTTATCAACAGGCTGAGACGCAACTGGATAAAGACTCGGCGATCATTCCGGTCTATTACCGTGTCAGCGTGCGACTGGTGAAACCTTGGGTGGGGGGCTTTACCGGCCAGGACCCGCAGGATCTCATCAATCTGAAATACTATTACATAAAGAAACATTGA
- a CDS encoding YchE family NAAT transporter: MTPVLLDLSGYIKFFVGLFALVNPVGIIPVFISMTSYQGAAERNKTNLTANLAVAIILWTSLFLGDAILHLFGISIDSFRIAGGILVVTIAMSMISGKLGEDKQNKQEKSETAIRESIGVVPLALPLMAGPGAISSTIVWSTRYHNWQNLLGFTVAIAIFAFCCWLLFRAAPLMVRVLGQTGINVITRIMGLLLMALGIEFVVTGLKAIFPGLLS; the protein is encoded by the coding sequence GTGACCCCCGTGCTACTTGATCTATCCGGCTATATTAAGTTTTTTGTCGGTTTGTTCGCCCTGGTGAACCCGGTGGGCATCATTCCGGTGTTTATCAGCATGACCAGCTACCAGGGGGCTGCGGAGCGCAATAAAACCAATCTTACGGCTAACCTTGCAGTGGCGATCATCCTGTGGACCTCGCTGTTTCTTGGTGATGCGATTTTGCATCTGTTCGGCATCTCCATTGATTCCTTCCGCATTGCTGGTGGCATCCTGGTGGTGACCATTGCCATGTCGATGATCAGCGGTAAGTTGGGTGAGGATAAGCAGAACAAGCAGGAGAAATCAGAAACCGCGATTCGCGAAAGCATTGGTGTGGTGCCTCTGGCATTGCCGCTGATGGCCGGTCCCGGCGCCATCAGTTCCACCATCGTCTGGAGTACCCGGTATCACAACTGGCAAAATCTGCTGGGATTCACCGTCGCTATTGCCATATTCGCCTTTTGCTGTTGGCTGTTGTTTCGAGCGGCACCGTTAATGGTTCGCGTACTTGGCCAGACCGGAATCAACGTTATTACCCGTATTATGGGTTTGCTGTTGATGGCGTTAGGAATTGAATTTGTAGTCACCGGACTAAAAGCCATTTTCCCTGGTTTATTAAGTTAA
- the adhE gene encoding bifunctional acetaldehyde-CoA/alcohol dehydrogenase, with protein sequence MAVTNVAELNALVERVKKAQREYANFSQEQVDAIFRAAALAAADARIPLAKMAVAESGMGIIEDKVIKNHFASEYIYNAYKDEKTCGVLETDDTFGTITIAEPIGLICGIVPTTNPTSTAIFKALISLKTRNGIIFSPHPRAKDATNKAADIVLQAAIAAGAPKDIIGWIDAPSVELSNQLMHHPDINLILATGGPGMVKAAYSSGKPAIGVGAGNTPVVVDETADIKRAVASILMSKTFDNGVICASEQSVIVVDSVYEAVRERFATHGGYLLQGKELKAVQDIILKNGALNAAIVGQPAPKIAEMAGITVPANTKILIGEVKLVDESEPFAHEKLSPTLAMYRAKDFEDAVGKAEKLVAMGGIGHTSCLYTDQDNQGERVHYFGDKMKTARILINTPASQGGIGDLYNFKLAPSLTLGCGSWGGNSISENVGPKHLINKKTVAKRAENMLWHKLPKSIYFRRGSLPIALEEVATDGAKRAFIVTDRFLFNNGYADQVTRVLKSHGIETEVFFEVEADPTLSIVRKGAEQMNSFKPDVIIALGGGSPMDAAKIMWVMYEHPETHFEELALRFMDIRKRIYKFPKMGVKARMIAITTTSGTGSEVTPFAVVTDDATGQKYPLADYALTPDMAIVDANLVMDMPRSLCAFGGLDAVTHSLEAYVSVLANEYSDGQALQALKLLKENLPASYKEGAKNPVARERVHNAATIAGIAFANAFLGVCHSMAHKLGSEFHIPHGLANALLICNVIRYNANDNPTKQTAFSQYDRPQARRRYAEIADHLGLSADGDRTAQKIEKLLAWLEEMKTQLGIPTSIREAGVQEADFLAKVDKLADDAFDDQCTGANPRYPLIAELKQIMLDTFYGREFVEATAEVAEAVDLQPVKVVKAEKKTKKA encoded by the coding sequence ATGGCCGTAACTAATGTCGCCGAACTTAATGCACTGGTAGAACGTGTTAAAAAGGCACAGCGTGAATACGCCAACTTTAGTCAGGAACAAGTTGATGCAATCTTCCGTGCTGCCGCGCTCGCTGCTGCTGATGCACGTATCCCTCTGGCTAAGATGGCCGTTGCCGAATCCGGCATGGGCATCATTGAAGATAAAGTAATCAAAAACCACTTTGCTTCCGAATATATCTACAACGCTTATAAAGATGAAAAAACCTGTGGTGTGCTCGAAACTGATGACACTTTCGGGACTATCACCATCGCTGAACCTATCGGCCTGATTTGCGGTATTGTTCCAACCACCAACCCGACCTCTACCGCCATCTTCAAAGCACTGATTAGCCTGAAAACACGTAACGGTATTATCTTCTCACCACATCCGCGTGCTAAGGATGCCACCAACAAAGCCGCAGATATCGTGTTGCAGGCAGCTATCGCCGCAGGCGCACCGAAAGACATTATCGGCTGGATCGATGCCCCGTCTGTTGAGCTGTCAAATCAGCTGATGCATCACCCGGATATCAACCTGATCCTGGCAACCGGTGGACCGGGCATGGTGAAAGCCGCTTACAGCTCAGGTAAACCTGCCATTGGTGTGGGTGCCGGTAATACCCCGGTAGTGGTGGACGAAACAGCGGATATTAAACGTGCTGTTGCTTCCATACTGATGTCCAAAACCTTTGATAACGGTGTGATCTGTGCTTCTGAACAGTCAGTGATTGTCGTTGACTCCGTTTATGAAGCAGTGCGTGAGCGTTTTGCCACCCACGGCGGCTATCTGTTGCAGGGTAAAGAGCTGAAAGCCGTTCAGGATATCATCCTGAAAAATGGCGCACTGAATGCCGCCATTGTTGGACAGCCAGCGCCTAAAATTGCGGAAATGGCCGGTATCACCGTCCCGGCTAACACCAAAATCCTGATTGGTGAAGTAAAACTGGTTGATGAATCAGAACCTTTCGCGCATGAAAAATTGTCCCCGACTCTGGCGATGTATCGTGCCAAAGATTTCGAAGACGCGGTGGGTAAAGCGGAAAAACTGGTTGCTATGGGCGGTATCGGCCACACCTCCTGTCTCTATACCGACCAGGATAACCAGGGTGAGCGCGTACACTACTTCGGCGACAAGATGAAAACGGCGCGTATTCTGATCAATACCCCGGCCTCACAGGGTGGTATCGGTGACCTGTATAACTTCAAACTGGCTCCGTCACTCACGCTCGGTTGCGGTTCATGGGGCGGTAACTCCATTTCTGAAAACGTGGGACCCAAACATCTCATCAACAAGAAAACCGTGGCCAAGCGAGCTGAAAATATGTTGTGGCATAAACTTCCGAAGTCCATCTACTTCCGTCGTGGTTCTCTGCCAATTGCACTCGAAGAAGTGGCAACGGATGGGGCCAAACGCGCCTTCATCGTTACTGACCGTTTCCTGTTCAACAATGGCTATGCTGACCAGGTCACCCGCGTGCTGAAATCACACGGTATCGAGACTGAAGTGTTCTTCGAAGTCGAAGCTGACCCAACGCTCAGCATTGTGCGCAAAGGCGCTGAGCAGATGAACAGCTTTAAACCTGACGTGATTATCGCCCTGGGTGGTGGTTCACCGATGGATGCGGCAAAAATCATGTGGGTGATGTATGAACATCCGGAAACCCATTTTGAAGAACTGGCCCTGCGCTTTATGGACATCCGTAAACGTATCTACAAATTCCCGAAAATGGGTGTGAAAGCACGCATGATCGCCATCACCACCACTTCCGGTACCGGTTCTGAAGTAACGCCGTTTGCTGTGGTAACGGATGACGCGACCGGTCAGAAATACCCACTGGCTGACTATGCGCTGACTCCGGATATGGCAATTGTCGATGCGAACCTGGTGATGGATATGCCGCGTTCACTCTGCGCCTTCGGTGGCCTGGATGCGGTAACCCATTCGCTGGAAGCCTACGTTTCCGTCCTTGCCAATGAATACTCTGACGGCCAGGCGCTCCAGGCACTGAAACTGCTGAAAGAGAATCTGCCAGCCAGTTATAAAGAAGGTGCGAAAAACCCGGTAGCGCGTGAGCGTGTGCACAATGCGGCCACCATCGCCGGTATCGCGTTTGCTAACGCCTTCCTTGGTGTATGTCACTCAATGGCCCACAAACTGGGTTCTGAGTTCCATATTCCACATGGTCTGGCGAACGCCCTGCTGATTTGTAACGTCATTCGCTACAACGCCAATGACAACCCAACCAAGCAGACCGCCTTCAGCCAGTATGACCGCCCGCAGGCACGTCGTCGTTACGCTGAAATCGCTGATCATCTGGGTCTGAGTGCCGATGGCGACCGTACCGCGCAGAAAATTGAGAAATTGCTGGCGTGGCTGGAAGAGATGAAAACCCAGTTGGGTATTCCGACCTCAATTCGTGAAGCCGGGGTACAGGAAGCCGATTTCCTCGCGAAAGTGGATAAGCTGGCTGACGATGCCTTCGATGACCAGTGTACCGGTGCGAACCCGCGTTATCCGCTGATTGCTGAGCTGAAACAAATCATGCTGGATACCTTCTACGGCCGTGAGTTTGTCGAAGCGACAGCCGAAGTGGCGGAAGCCGTTGACTTACAACCGGTGAAAGTGGTGAAAGCAGAGAAAAAAACCAAAAAAGCCTGA
- the tdk gene encoding thymidine kinase produces MAQLYFYYSAMNAGKSTALLQSSYNYQERGMRTLVYTAEIDDRFGAGKVSSRIGLSSPACLYNAETQLDVEIAAEHARQPLHCVLVDESQFLTREQVRALSDVVDNMDIPVLCYGLRTDFRGELFVGSQYLLAWADKLVELKTICHCGRKASMVLRLDASGKPFSEGEQVVIGGNERYISVCRKHYKQAIDEGSLKAIYGNRQPEL; encoded by the coding sequence ATGGCTCAACTCTATTTTTATTACTCAGCGATGAACGCGGGCAAATCAACGGCGCTGCTACAGTCATCCTATAATTATCAGGAGCGTGGTATGCGCACCCTGGTCTATACCGCTGAAATTGACGATCGCTTTGGTGCGGGCAAGGTAAGTTCACGTATCGGTCTGTCATCACCTGCCTGCTTATATAATGCAGAAACTCAACTCGATGTGGAAATAGCCGCAGAACATGCCCGTCAACCGCTTCATTGTGTATTGGTCGACGAAAGCCAGTTTCTGACGCGCGAGCAGGTCAGGGCGTTGTCGGATGTGGTCGACAATATGGATATTCCGGTGCTGTGCTATGGATTACGCACCGATTTCCGTGGCGAATTATTTGTCGGTAGCCAATATCTGTTGGCATGGGCTGATAAGTTGGTTGAGCTGAAAACCATCTGCCATTGTGGACGTAAAGCCAGCATGGTTTTACGCCTCGACGCCAGCGGTAAGCCTTTTAGTGAAGGTGAGCAGGTGGTGATCGGTGGAAATGAGCGATATATATCTGTCTGCCGTAAACATTATAAACAGGCGATTGATGAAGGATCATTAAAAGCCATATACGGTAATCGCCAGCCCGAATTATAA
- the hns gene encoding histone-like nucleoid-structuring protein H-NS yields the protein MSEALKILNNIRTLRAQARECTLETLEEMLEKLEVVVNERREEESHAQAENAERTRKLEQYREMLIADGIDPNELLQALSETKVAGKTKRAARPAKYQYVDENGETRTWTGQGRTPAVIKKAIEEQGKQLDDFLL from the coding sequence ATGAGCGAAGCACTTAAAATTCTTAATAATATCCGTACATTGCGCGCACAGGCTCGGGAATGCACTCTGGAAACTCTGGAAGAGATGCTGGAGAAACTCGAAGTTGTGGTGAATGAACGTCGTGAAGAAGAGTCTCATGCGCAAGCAGAAAATGCCGAGCGTACGCGTAAACTCGAACAATATCGTGAGATGCTGATTGCTGATGGTATCGACCCGAATGAGTTATTGCAGGCTTTATCAGAAACTAAAGTTGCGGGTAAAACCAAGCGCGCAGCTCGTCCGGCAAAATATCAGTATGTTGACGAAAATGGTGAAACCCGTACCTGGACTGGTCAGGGTCGTACACCAGCCGTGATTAAAAAAGCGATTGAAGAACAAGGCAAACAGTTGGACGATTTCCTGCTGTAA
- a CDS encoding NAD-dependent epimerase, producing MKFLVTGVAGFIGFHVSQRLLAAGHQVVGIDNLNDYYDVGLKQARLDQIAQHPAFSFSKMDLADRQAISSLFEQQGFDRVIHLGAQAGVRYSIENPHAYADANLIGHLNILEGCRHHKIGHLLYASSSSVYGLNRKMPFSTDDSVDHPVSLYAATKKANELMSHTYSHLYQLPTTGLRFFTVYGPWGRPDMALFKFTRAMLAGERIDVYNNGQMKRDFTYIDDIAEAIVRLQDVIPQPDEQWTVETGTPASSSAPYRVYNIGNSQPVSLMDYIKALENALGIEANKNLMPMQPGDVLETSADTQPLYDAINFRPQTSVAEGVQQFVNWYREFYHS from the coding sequence ATGAAGTTTCTGGTTACCGGTGTAGCAGGTTTTATTGGATTTCATGTGAGTCAGCGTCTGCTGGCTGCCGGTCACCAGGTTGTCGGCATCGACAACCTTAATGACTATTATGATGTCGGCTTGAAACAAGCCCGCCTTGACCAGATAGCGCAACATCCCGCATTCAGCTTTAGCAAAATGGACCTGGCAGATCGCCAGGCCATTTCTTCTTTATTTGAGCAGCAAGGTTTCGACCGGGTTATTCATTTAGGCGCGCAGGCAGGGGTGCGATATTCCATAGAAAATCCACATGCCTATGCCGATGCAAACTTGATCGGGCACCTGAATATTCTTGAAGGTTGTCGCCACCATAAAATTGGGCATTTGCTTTACGCCTCGTCCAGTTCAGTTTATGGTCTGAACCGCAAAATGCCTTTTTCAACTGATGATTCGGTTGACCATCCTGTTTCACTTTATGCGGCGACCAAAAAAGCTAATGAGCTGATGTCGCACACCTATTCGCATCTCTACCAATTGCCCACTACAGGTTTACGTTTCTTCACGGTATACGGTCCGTGGGGACGTCCTGATATGGCGTTGTTTAAATTTACGCGCGCAATGCTGGCAGGTGAGCGCATTGATGTTTACAACAACGGGCAAATGAAACGCGACTTCACCTACATTGATGATATTGCCGAGGCCATTGTGCGTTTGCAGGATGTGATTCCGCAACCCGATGAGCAATGGACGGTGGAGACCGGAACGCCAGCAAGCAGTTCAGCACCTTATCGCGTGTATAACATCGGGAATAGCCAGCCAGTGAGCCTGATGGATTATATCAAGGCACTGGAGAATGCCCTGGGCATCGAAGCAAATAAGAATTTGATGCCGATGCAGCCGGGAGATGTGCTGGAGACCAGCGCGGATACGCAACCATTGTATGATGCGATCAATTTCCGGCCACAAACCAGCGTCGCTGAAGGCGTGCAGCAATTTGTTAACTGGTATCGTGAATTTTACCACTCGTAA